From a single Leptospira neocaledonica genomic region:
- the rplQ gene encoding 50S ribosomal protein L17 encodes MNKRNKVKHLNREKGHRDALINNMITSLFKYERIESTQAKLKVVRSHAEKIITRAKRNLATDIAPAVALHNKREVLKRVKDRNIVTKLFEDIAVRYANTNGGYTRILKMINRASDNSEVGILELTNRKDRPTLIKEIKDKREAISDSKKEKAAAPAPAKKEKAPKKEAAPKAKAAKKPAAPKKAVKKAAPKKKK; translated from the coding sequence ATGAACAAAAGAAATAAAGTAAAACATCTCAACCGCGAAAAAGGTCATAGAGACGCTTTGATCAATAACATGATCACTAGTCTTTTCAAGTACGAGAGAATTGAATCTACTCAAGCAAAATTGAAAGTGGTTCGTTCTCACGCTGAAAAGATCATCACCAGAGCGAAAAGAAATCTTGCGACTGATATCGCTCCTGCGGTTGCACTTCACAATAAACGTGAAGTTTTAAAAAGAGTAAAGGATCGTAATATCGTTACGAAACTTTTCGAAGATATCGCAGTTCGTTATGCAAATACTAACGGCGGATACACTAGAATTCTAAAAATGATCAACAGAGCTTCTGACAATTCCGAAGTAGGAATTTTAGAACTCACTAACAGAAAGGATCGTCCGACTCTTATCAAAGAAATCAAAGATAAGAGAGAGGCTATTTCCGACTCTAAAAAGGAAAAAGCGGCAGCACCTGCTCCGGCTAAAAAGGAAAAAGCTCCTAAAAAAGAAGCAGCTCCTAAAGCTAAAGCAGCTAAGAAGCCTGCGGCTCCAAAAAAAGCGGTTAAAAAAGCCGCTCCTAAGAAGAAAAAATAA